In the Heteronotia binoei isolate CCM8104 ecotype False Entrance Well chromosome 13, APGP_CSIRO_Hbin_v1, whole genome shotgun sequence genome, one interval contains:
- the MIF4GD gene encoding MIF4G domain-containing protein, with translation MGDTGKDDYKIHSFDLEIQQLLKTALKDPSSVDLEKVANVIVDQSLKDCVFSKEAGRICYTIIQAENKKVGQSVFRRSLLNRLQQEYKDRDELRARSRQAWICYVTFICNIFDYLRVNNMPMMALVNPVYDCLFRLAQPDSLQKEEEVDCLVLQLHRIGEQLEKMNSQRMDELFSLLRDGFLLQEGLSSLSQLLLLEIVEFRAADWKMTEAAQKYYYSEVTD, from the exons ATGGGAGACACGGGCAAAGATGACTATAAAATACACTCATTTGATCTCGAGATTCAGCAGCTACTGAAAACAGCCCTCAAAG ACCCCAGCAGCGTGgacctggagaaagtggccaaTGTAATTGTGGACCAGTCCCTCAAAGACTGTGTATTCAGCAAAGAAGCCGGGCGTATTTGCTACACCATCATTCAG GCGGAAAACAAGAAAGTTGGCCAGAGTGTCTTCCGGCGAAGTCTTCTCAACCGACTTCAGCAGGAATACAAAGACCGTGATGAACTGCGAGCTCGTTCTCGCCAAGCCTGGATCTGCTACGTCACCTTTATCTGTAACATCTTTGATTACTTGAGG GTCAACAACATGCCCATGATGGCGTTGGTGAACCCGGTTTATGATTGCTTGTTCCGACTGGCCCAGCCTGACAGCTtgcagaaggaggaagag GTGGACTGCCTGGTGCTGCAGCTGCACCGTATCGGGGAGCAGCTTGAGAAGATGAACTCCCAGAGGATGGATGAGCTCTTTTCCCTCCTAAGGGACGGCTTCCTGCTGCAGGAGGGACTCAGCTCCCTTTCCCAGTTGCTACTGCTGGAGATTGTTGAGTTCCGGGCAGCCGACTGGAAGATGACGGAAGCAGCCCAGAAATACTATTACAGCGAGGTCACAGATTGA
- the SLC25A19 gene encoding mitochondrial thiamine pyrophosphate carrier has product MVGYDPNSQCTSLSSVEIAAAGSASGLVTRALIGPFDVLKIRFQLQIEQLSSRNPQAKYYGIWQAICQIWVEEGPKAFWKGHVPAQLLSVCYGAVQFVSFEFLTKLAHDNTPYDARDFGVHFVCGGLSACAATVTVQPLDTLRTRLAAQGEPKIYRNLRHAVVNMYRREGPLTFYRGLNPTIIAIVPYAGLQFSLYNFLIRLYDWIVPDGGSKTGNVKSFVCGSCAGVISKTLTYPFDLFKKRLQVGGFEEARARFGQVRTYSGIMDCARQIVRDEGASGFFKGLSPSLLKAAFSTGFTFFWYELFCRLMHTLKETSSSKKEED; this is encoded by the exons ATGGTTGGCTATGATCCCAATTCCCAGTGCACTTCTCTCTCTTCGGTGGAAATAGCAGCAGCAGGATCTGCGTCTGGGTTGGTCACTCGAGCTCTGATTGGCCCCTTTGATGTTCTGAAGATCCGTTTTCAG CTGCAGATAGAGCAACTGAGTTCCAGAAATCCACAGGCTAAATACTATGGTATCTGGCAGGCCATTTGCCAAATATGGGTTGAGGAAGGGCCAAAGGCTTTCTGGAAGGGCCATGTCCCAGCTCAACTCCTCTCCGTCTGCTATGGAGCTGTCCAG TTTGTCAGCTTTGAGTTTCTGACAAAGCTGGCCCACGATAATACACCGTACGACGCTCGCGATTTTGGTGTGCATTTTGTCTGCGGTGGTTTGTCTGCTTGTGCTGCCACTGTCACGGTTCAGCCCCTTGACACGTTGCGTACCCGCCTGGCTGCCCAAGGAGAGCCAAAG ATTTACAGGAACCTTCGCCATGCCGTGGTCAACATGTACCGGAGAGAAGGGCCGCTGACCTTTTATAGGGGTCTCAACCCAACCATTATTGCAATTGTTCCCTATGCTGGCCTCCAGTTTTCCTTATATAACTTCCTGATAAGACTGTATGACTGGATTGTTCCAGATGGAGGATCAAAAACAG GCAACGTTAAAAGTTTTGTGTGTGGCAGTTGTGCTGGAGTCATCAGTAAAACTCTCACTTACCCTTTTGACCTGTTCAAGAAAAGGCTACAGGTGGGAGGCTTTGAGGAAGCCCGGGCAAGATTTGGCCAG GTGCGGACCTACAGCGGCATAATGGATTGTGCTCGGCAGATAGTGCGGGATGAGGGAGCTAGTGGATTCTTCAAGGGCCTCTCCCCAAGCCTGTTGAAGGCTGCATTCTCGACAGGCTTCACCTTTTTCTGGTATGAGCTCTTCTGCCGCCTGATGCATACCCTGAAGGAGACAAGCAGCTCTAAGAAGGAGGAAGACTGA